One Thermoanaerobaculia bacterium DNA window includes the following coding sequences:
- the speE gene encoding polyamine aminopropyltransferase: protein MNSSPQRHQDIWWSDIEGPGMKVSIRVRKVLHQEETPFQSLLIFESLDLGNVLVLDGALQTTQKDEYFYHEQLIHPAIMVAPDRGLDVLLIGGGDGGAAREILKHPSIRNLHMVEIDERVVTMCREYFPELWKDARGQDIMKDPRYSLTIGDGLEWVRNMKNTGQKVDIVYADVSDPTGPSLSIFGTEFYRNVQAVLQEDGIFAFQAESPLGMGSVHEQILTCARSVFGKVFRYTGPVPTYPGGMWSFGFCSSKNPLLTSPQSFAEVVDRYEALLERGISLRFYDPWWHRHAFTDFV, encoded by the coding sequence ATGAACTCTTCCCCTCAAAGACATCAGGATATCTGGTGGTCTGATATCGAAGGACCTGGAATGAAGGTTTCGATTCGGGTCAGAAAAGTTCTTCACCAGGAAGAGACTCCGTTTCAATCCCTTCTGATTTTTGAGTCTCTCGATCTCGGGAATGTGCTGGTTCTGGATGGAGCCCTGCAAACGACGCAGAAAGATGAATATTTTTACCATGAACAGTTGATCCATCCGGCGATCATGGTTGCACCGGATCGAGGGTTGGATGTTCTCCTGATCGGAGGAGGGGATGGGGGAGCGGCGAGGGAAATTCTCAAGCACCCCTCCATTCGAAATCTCCATATGGTTGAGATCGATGAACGGGTCGTCACCATGTGCAGAGAGTACTTCCCTGAATTATGGAAGGATGCCAGGGGTCAGGACATTATGAAGGATCCCCGGTACAGCCTGACCATCGGAGATGGTCTCGAGTGGGTAAGAAACATGAAGAATACGGGACAGAAGGTCGATATCGTCTATGCGGATGTGTCCGATCCTACGGGGCCGTCCCTGAGCATCTTCGGAACTGAATTTTACAGAAATGTTCAGGCTGTGTTGCAGGAAGACGGTATCTTTGCGTTCCAGGCCGAGAGTCCTCTCGGCATGGGATCGGTTCACGAACAGATTCTTACCTGCGCACGCAGTGTTTTTGGAAAGGTTTTTCGCTATACCGGTCCCGTTCCAACCTATCCGGGAGGGATGTGGTCTTTCGGATTTTGCAGTTCGAAAAATCCTTTACTGACGTCCCCACAATCCTTTGCTGAAGTCGTGGACCGCTATGAAGCCTTATTGGAGAGAGGAATCTCTTTACGTTTTTATGATCCGTGGTGGCATCGCCACGCCTTTACAGACTTTGTGTGA
- a CDS encoding universal stress protein — MIKHLLLGIDGSEIARNASNLAFWVSDLWGAKVDALHVVDTTHLKAEYMADIAGSMGFEPFGNYAAQEEKILSDLGDLIVQNFIDFCERFSVSCSVSSVIGTVGTSLLEASRKVDLLILGRKGVNAAFHPDRMGSTAEYILRRTSRPLIIVPDRASPPEKFIVAYDGSDSSYKALSHAARFGEKLNVPLTVVHAGEDDRQAPDILKGASSYLEPYHLEIQAEFLKGPVEESLVEFIADQPSSMLFLGLRGHSRIRELLLGSTAEFVVNRTQIPVYCVP; from the coding sequence ATGATAAAGCATCTTCTTCTCGGGATCGACGGAAGTGAAATTGCCCGGAATGCGAGCAACCTTGCCTTCTGGGTTTCCGATCTATGGGGGGCGAAGGTGGACGCCCTTCACGTTGTCGACACAACGCACCTGAAGGCCGAGTATATGGCTGATATTGCGGGATCCATGGGTTTCGAGCCATTTGGTAATTACGCCGCTCAGGAAGAGAAAATTCTTTCTGATCTTGGAGATCTTATCGTACAGAATTTTATCGACTTCTGTGAACGATTTTCAGTGTCGTGCTCGGTGAGCAGTGTAATTGGAACCGTTGGAACCTCTCTCCTGGAAGCCTCTCGTAAAGTGGACCTGCTGATTCTTGGCCGCAAGGGAGTGAATGCGGCATTTCATCCCGATCGTATGGGATCGACCGCAGAATATATCCTTCGACGGACATCACGCCCCCTTATTATTGTCCCGGATCGAGCATCGCCGCCGGAGAAATTTATCGTTGCTTACGATGGATCAGATTCTTCCTATAAAGCACTATCTCACGCCGCAAGGTTTGGTGAAAAGCTGAATGTTCCCCTTACCGTGGTCCATGCGGGGGAAGATGACAGACAGGCTCCTGATATTCTGAAAGGAGCCTCCTCCTACCTTGAACCTTATCATCTGGAGATTCAAGCTGAATTTCTCAAGGGACCTGTCGAAGAAAGTCTCGTAGAGTTCATTGCTGACCAGCCTTCCTCCATGCTCTTTCTGGGGCTCCGTGGCCATAGCCGCATTCGGGAGCTTCTCCTGGGATCGACAGCCGAATTTGTCGTCAACCGAACCCAGATTCCTGTATATTGTGTACCATGA
- a CDS encoding DnaJ domain-containing protein produces MKIFEQSSTPYFPLILSKLHIEGRSGQVEVKDDDTTYNFILDKGRIMALSSSNSEESLSQLIIKSGLISPWDVELAQEAVDTTKGRPLGSLLVDMGLAQQEMIIDQLNRKLEQTLVQLFKSRKVDVTFRPEVQVVSWKILPSKTTADLILAASRAIDSPLAIDRVIDNPQKFLHLSQDVRLRYQQASTNRLEKTILHHADKGPRIEQILESNPQIDRFQLLKTIFGLVMAGLLEVSSTPPARDSLSIPQKAEGEEFTLTRKMVVEKFHHIGIQEPNEFLELPDTFTPIDIRRQYETLLSIYHPDQSSKETLTDLTHQLEAIFLELTRAYNILTRKEAPRPKESSKEPADSPSDTQVKLKTASTNYQYALRMLSDRKLADAMTAIQMSVDNDPGNSFYLFKMGQILRRIPGKQKEAELSYRRALDLDPLSTDIMADLASLYWENGMKAKANTTMRQAFSIDPSNTRLQKFWQYLQISDRTLPMKEIFYFLGGLLLGIGLATLM; encoded by the coding sequence ATGAAAATCTTTGAACAGAGTTCGACTCCCTATTTCCCTCTCATCCTCTCCAAGCTGCACATTGAAGGACGAAGCGGCCAGGTGGAGGTCAAAGATGATGATACAACGTACAATTTCATCCTGGACAAAGGAAGAATTATGGCCCTTTCTTCGTCCAACTCGGAGGAATCCCTCTCCCAGTTGATCATTAAATCCGGCCTGATCAGCCCCTGGGATGTCGAGCTGGCCCAGGAAGCGGTTGATACGACAAAAGGAAGGCCTCTCGGCAGTCTCCTGGTTGATATGGGCCTGGCTCAGCAGGAAATGATCATAGACCAGCTGAACCGAAAACTCGAACAGACCCTCGTCCAGCTTTTCAAATCCCGTAAAGTCGATGTCACTTTCCGACCGGAAGTACAGGTCGTAAGCTGGAAGATTCTGCCTTCAAAAACAACTGCGGACCTGATTCTTGCAGCTTCCCGTGCCATCGACTCTCCATTGGCCATCGACCGAGTTATCGACAACCCGCAGAAATTCCTCCACCTGAGCCAGGATGTCCGGTTGCGTTATCAGCAGGCCAGCACCAATCGTCTGGAAAAGACAATCCTGCACCACGCCGATAAAGGCCCTCGAATCGAGCAGATTCTGGAATCCAATCCTCAAATCGATCGTTTCCAGCTATTGAAAACGATTTTCGGCCTGGTCATGGCCGGCCTCCTTGAAGTATCCAGCACGCCTCCCGCCCGGGATTCACTGTCGATCCCGCAGAAGGCTGAGGGAGAAGAATTCACCCTGACCCGGAAAATGGTTGTCGAAAAATTCCATCACATCGGTATTCAGGAACCCAATGAGTTCCTTGAACTTCCTGACACTTTTACTCCCATAGACATCCGGCGACAGTATGAGACACTCTTATCCATTTACCACCCCGATCAGAGTTCTAAGGAAACATTGACCGACCTGACCCATCAGCTGGAAGCCATCTTCCTCGAACTGACCCGTGCTTACAATATCCTTACCCGAAAGGAAGCACCCCGCCCCAAAGAATCTTCAAAGGAACCCGCTGACAGCCCTTCAGACACCCAGGTCAAGCTGAAGACCGCGTCGACCAATTACCAGTATGCCCTGCGGATGTTGAGCGATCGGAAGCTGGCCGATGCTATGACGGCCATCCAGATGTCCGTAGACAATGACCCGGGTAACTCATTCTACCTTTTCAAAATGGGACAGATCCTGCGCCGAATTCCTGGAAAGCAGAAAGAGGCTGAACTTTCCTATCGCCGGGCCCTGGATCTCGACCCGCTGAGCACAGATATCATGGCGGATCTTGCTTCTCTTTACTGGGAAAACGGGATGAAGGCCAAGGCCAACACGACGATGAGACAGGCCTTTTCCATCGATCCATCGAATACGAGGCTTCAAAAGTTCTGGCAATATCTTCAGATCAGCGATCGCACCCTGCCCATGAAAGAGATCTTTTATTTTCTCGGGGGATTGCTCTTAGGAATTGGCCTGGCAACGCTTATGTGA
- a CDS encoding hydroxymethylglutaryl-CoA synthase: MIGIIGYGSYIPRYRIKADEIAKVWGADAESYKRGLALTQKSVPAPDQDVITMSVEAARNALKRAGINPADIGAIYIGSESHPYAVKPSGTVVGDAIGATPHIHCADLEFACKAGSEGMYIAYSHVKSGEMNFALGIGADTSQGAPGDALEYSAAAGAAAFIFGKGEGVLASVDFTHSYMTDTPDFWRREYQHYPQHGARFTGEPAYFHHITGCARALLEKSGMKPSDFAYAVFHQPNGKFPMRVGKMLGFTREQMETGWLVPLLGNTYSGASPLGLTAILDVARPGDKIFMASFGSGAGSDGFIFTATDKLPAVQKKALTTRFYLDKGQIYLDYGSYAKFRHKIRKANES; this comes from the coding sequence ATGATCGGAATCATAGGTTACGGCTCTTATATTCCCCGATACCGGATCAAGGCTGACGAAATTGCCAAGGTCTGGGGTGCGGATGCGGAGAGCTACAAACGTGGGCTTGCCCTTACTCAAAAATCGGTTCCTGCACCAGATCAGGACGTCATCACGATGTCCGTGGAAGCCGCGCGGAACGCCCTGAAGCGGGCGGGAATCAACCCTGCCGACATCGGTGCGATTTACATCGGATCGGAATCTCACCCCTATGCTGTCAAGCCTTCGGGAACAGTCGTGGGAGATGCTATCGGAGCCACGCCCCACATACACTGTGCCGATCTTGAATTTGCATGCAAAGCAGGATCGGAAGGCATGTACATTGCCTATTCCCACGTTAAGTCCGGTGAGATGAACTTTGCCCTGGGAATCGGAGCCGATACCAGTCAGGGAGCGCCCGGTGATGCCCTTGAATACTCAGCCGCAGCCGGTGCGGCCGCCTTCATCTTCGGAAAAGGCGAAGGGGTTCTTGCGTCCGTGGACTTTACCCATTCCTACATGACGGACACACCCGATTTCTGGAGAAGGGAGTATCAGCACTATCCCCAGCATGGAGCCCGATTCACCGGGGAACCCGCTTACTTTCACCACATCACGGGTTGCGCCAGAGCCCTGCTGGAAAAATCGGGAATGAAACCTTCAGATTTTGCCTATGCCGTATTTCATCAGCCCAACGGAAAATTTCCGATGCGAGTTGGAAAAATGCTCGGCTTCACCCGGGAACAGATGGAAACCGGGTGGCTTGTGCCTCTCCTTGGAAATACCTACTCGGGAGCCTCACCCCTTGGACTGACAGCCATTCTCGATGTTGCCAGGCCCGGGGACAAGATCTTCATGGCCTCGTTCGGCTCCGGTGCCGGTAGCGACGGGTTCATTTTTACCGCCACAGATAAACTTCCTGCTGTCCAGAAAAAGGCGTTGACGACCCGGTTTTACCTGGATAAGGGACAGATCTATCTCGACTACGGATCCTATGCAAAGTTCCGTCACAAGATCCGTAAGGCCAACGAGAGCTAG
- a CDS encoding thioredoxin domain-containing protein, with amino-acid sequence MKVLSLFGMFMLFLCVSCSTVTQTAQPAAPAAAKKTPAQKANDNRVAVLNGADITRSELEEFLGPALGQIRQQEYQILSSGLKDYIFLKLQEKEAAALNISVEEYYKQNVTDKAGKPTEEEISQTLNQYRSRLPQDEKEARQKVMEFLDGQKIQQQEEIFKNELLSKAKYKTFIQPPRLDVKITENDPKKGPADAPIVLVEYSDFECPYCGRVQSTLEQVAKDYDGKILHVFKNLPLEFHKSARFAAEAALCAKDQGKFWEFHDWMYQNRSKLNSDGVKEYAGSLGMDVDAFTKCMDEHKYAAQIDADVVQAQILGATATPSFFINGRLLRGAQPLEQFKEIIDQELEFAAQKAN; translated from the coding sequence ATGAAAGTACTAAGTCTTTTCGGAATGTTTATGCTTTTCCTCTGTGTCAGCTGTTCTACAGTCACACAGACGGCTCAGCCTGCAGCTCCCGCTGCCGCGAAAAAAACTCCCGCTCAGAAGGCAAATGACAATCGCGTCGCCGTACTCAATGGCGCCGACATTACCCGGTCTGAGCTGGAGGAATTTCTCGGTCCCGCCCTGGGACAGATCCGTCAGCAGGAATATCAGATCCTCTCTTCAGGTCTAAAGGATTACATCTTTCTAAAGCTCCAGGAGAAAGAGGCTGCGGCTCTCAACATTTCCGTTGAAGAATATTACAAGCAGAACGTAACGGATAAAGCCGGCAAACCGACGGAAGAAGAGATCTCCCAGACATTGAATCAATATCGGTCCCGCCTTCCCCAGGATGAGAAGGAAGCCCGACAGAAAGTCATGGAATTCCTTGATGGCCAGAAGATTCAGCAGCAGGAGGAGATCTTCAAGAATGAGCTGCTCTCGAAGGCAAAGTATAAAACCTTTATCCAGCCTCCCCGCCTGGATGTCAAGATTACAGAGAACGACCCTAAAAAAGGTCCGGCCGATGCACCCATCGTCCTGGTGGAATACTCCGACTTCGAATGCCCCTACTGTGGAAGGGTTCAGTCTACTCTCGAGCAGGTCGCCAAAGACTATGACGGCAAGATTCTCCACGTTTTTAAAAACCTGCCCCTCGAATTCCACAAGAGCGCCCGATTTGCCGCTGAAGCCGCACTCTGTGCCAAGGATCAGGGAAAGTTCTGGGAATTTCATGACTGGATGTATCAGAACCGAAGCAAGCTGAATTCCGATGGAGTCAAGGAGTATGCGGGTTCTCTGGGTATGGATGTCGACGCCTTCACAAAATGCATGGATGAACACAAATACGCCGCCCAGATCGATGCCGATGTCGTACAGGCTCAGATACTTGGAGCGACGGCAACCCCCTCTTTTTTCATTAACGGTCGTTTGCTGAGGGGCGCACAGCCGCTGGAACAGTTCAAGGAGATCATCGATCAGGAGCTTGAATTCGCCGCACAGAAAGCAAATTAG
- the speD gene encoding adenosylmethionine decarboxylase: MKALGLHLLIELHNCDSKLLNNEAMLRKILYTIARRSGMTPLKDSFHAFTPHGVSGVVLLAESHVSVHTWPELGYAAVDFFTCNLETDLSLVERMMLESFKPSHHEVIVQDRGEHVHVPQRVICAD; the protein is encoded by the coding sequence TTGAAAGCGTTAGGCCTGCATCTGTTGATTGAACTCCATAACTGTGATTCTAAGCTTCTCAACAATGAAGCCATGTTGAGAAAGATCCTTTATACGATTGCGCGCCGAAGTGGCATGACCCCGTTGAAAGATTCTTTTCATGCCTTTACGCCCCACGGAGTGTCAGGTGTTGTACTCCTGGCGGAATCCCACGTCTCTGTCCACACGTGGCCGGAACTGGGTTACGCGGCGGTAGATTTCTTCACCTGTAATCTTGAGACCGATTTGTCCCTTGTTGAGAGGATGATGCTTGAATCCTTCAAGCCCTCTCACCATGAAGTGATTGTCCAGGATCGGGGTGAGCATGTTCACGTGCCCCAGCGTGTGATCTGCGCTGACTGA
- a CDS encoding DUF99 family protein: MTRNVLVVGALYRGRDYLEGVLTTTITQDGWNATRQLAAMIGRRFFHQIDLVVLDGITLAGFNIVDIHTLHRMTGKPVLVTMRKKPDFASIRSALGNLSRPSARYKVIERAGIPLRVGPLYIQTAGLQEMEIASIIPEITLCGHIPEALRAAHLIAGGFGAGASKGRA, translated from the coding sequence GTGACGCGCAACGTCCTGGTCGTGGGTGCCCTCTATCGAGGACGTGACTATCTGGAAGGTGTCCTTACAACCACGATCACCCAGGATGGATGGAACGCAACCAGACAATTGGCGGCCATGATTGGCCGCCGTTTTTTTCACCAGATCGACCTGGTCGTACTCGATGGAATCACCCTTGCCGGTTTCAATATCGTTGACATCCACACCCTTCACAGAATGACCGGAAAGCCGGTCCTTGTCACGATGCGCAAGAAACCCGACTTTGCATCCATTCGCTCCGCACTCGGAAACCTCTCCCGCCCTTCCGCCCGATATAAAGTCATAGAAAGGGCGGGCATCCCCCTTCGTGTCGGTCCGCTCTACATTCAGACGGCGGGATTACAGGAAATGGAAATCGCATCCATTATTCCAGAAATAACCCTTTGCGGTCATATTCCGGAGGCACTGCGGGCAGCGCATCTTATCGCCGGCGGATTCGGTGCAGGTGCAAGCAAAGGAAGAGCTTGA
- a CDS encoding FHA domain-containing protein, with translation MWTLICRAPSGEKHIYLENEEYAIGSDPTCDIYLPFPGVRRVHALLTRDTHSYFIHPLKGVAKPMLNEKAIHDPVSLKDGDRFSLGDVVLEIQMKKAEPLAMESLWLSALAKILEQYVSVLGVLDLETLLDLVRQIALKESLKRTNGNIRAAADLLGISRNGLYHLMDRLDIHR, from the coding sequence ATGTGGACATTGATCTGCAGGGCTCCCTCGGGTGAAAAGCACATTTATCTCGAGAATGAAGAGTACGCCATTGGATCAGACCCGACATGTGACATCTATCTTCCATTTCCCGGCGTACGAAGAGTCCACGCGCTCCTGACTCGAGATACACACTCATATTTTATCCACCCGTTGAAGGGTGTCGCAAAGCCCATGCTGAACGAAAAGGCGATTCATGATCCTGTTTCCCTGAAGGATGGGGACCGGTTCAGCCTTGGTGACGTGGTGCTGGAAATTCAAATGAAAAAAGCAGAACCGCTGGCCATGGAGTCTCTGTGGCTCAGCGCGCTGGCGAAGATTCTGGAGCAATATGTGAGTGTCCTGGGTGTTCTGGATCTTGAAACGTTACTGGACCTTGTCCGGCAAATCGCTCTCAAGGAGTCGTTGAAGAGGACAAATGGCAATATCCGGGCGGCTGCTGATCTTCTTGGCATATCCAGAAACGGACTGTACCACCTGATGGATCGACTCGACATTCATCGTTAG